The Bacteroidetes Order II. bacterium sequence ATTCAAATAGAAATTTTGGCCGACAAAATCCAGCTTCACTTATTGGCACATCCGGGTATCGTAGGCATACTTGAACATTGGCACAACGACAGATTCCTTGTAAGGTTTAATGACCCAGAATTCGGTCGGACTTTTATCCCATTTAAAGCCGAAAAAGGTGAGGTAAAGTCTTTTACCATACAAGTTCGTCCAGACTTTTTAGACCCGTTGGTGTATGCTTTTACAAAAAAGGTGGAATAAGGAAAAGATGAAAAGACGTAACGTTCTGATGGCCATCGGTGCTGCCGCTTCCGGTTTGGGGTTTTTAGCCAAAAGTTCTATTGCGGGCAAGATCAATCGGGGTGCTTTTTCGCAAGATGGGAACCAACTAACGTTCTATCACGACCAGATTAAAGAGCCTTTTAAGGTATTGGTGATGGCAGATACCCACTTGTTTCGTGATGATGACAGAGGGACGCCGTTCAAAGCGTTTAGTGGCCGAATGGCTAAAGCGTACAACCAAACGCGACATGTGAAGACGGGAAGTGTCACGAATCCGGAAACATGTTTTCTCGAAACACTCGCCATTGCACGTCAGGAACAGGTTGCATTTGTGGCGCTCCTGGGCGATATTTTTAGTTTTCCGTCCGAAGCTGCAATCGAATGGGCTGAAGCACAACTAAAAGAAAGCCAACTCCCCTATGTCTATGTGGCTGGAAATCATGACTGGCACTATGAAGGCATGGAAGGTTCTTTAGAATTGTTGAGGCGTTCATGGGTGAATAATCGCTTGCTCCGGTTATACCAAGGGGAAAATCCACTGATGCAAGTTCGGGAGGTTGCAGGTGTACAGTTTGTTTTGCTTGATAATTCTTATTATGAAATCTTGCCGGAACAACTCGCTTTCACAAGGAGCGCACTTCATTCTGGAAAACCAACCGTTTTGATGATGCACATCCCTTTGTATGCGATGGGGCGAAAAGTGGGGTATGGTTGTGGGCATCCTGATTGGAATGCTCAAAATGATCGCAGCTATCAGTTGGAGCGGCGCGAACGGTGGCCTGAAGAAGGGCATTCTGCAACAACCATTCAGTTCTATACGGAGGTGACCCAAGCACCAAATGTATTGGCTACGATAAGCGGACACATTCATGAACCAACGCTTGACCTTATTAATGGAATGCCCAGTGTTGTGACCGATGCCAATGCTCGAGGCGGTTATTTGAAGCTAGCATTTGCACCTCAAAAGAAAGAATGAGCAATTACTGATAAAAGTCTTGTATGTGTTTTTATATTTATTTATATTTCTAAGCACGTAAAAAATTAGGTGTCATAAGGTCTAATTTTTTATGTAATACTGCATTTTACAATGTAACTAAACCTAATAATACAGGTTTATACCAATGATATAAATATAGCTGAATACCTAAAAACACGTTATCCTATGCTGAAAATAATATCTTCCTTGTTCATATTTGCAAGTACCTTTTTTGCCTTTGTTTTTGCCCAGTCGCCGCCAGATTTAATAGACGATATTACTTGGAGCGCTGGAACTTCTACGGTTACGGATATTTCTAATGCATTTAATGCTGGCCGAAGGGGGGAAGAAACACAGTTGGGGCTTACCAGTAACATACTGGGCAACCTCACTATGCCCTCTCAGTCCGTTTGGGATGCAATGAGTTTTAACGAAAAAGGATTCTTTTTGGTGAATGCAGAAAGAACCGCTCGTGCTAATGTCAACTATGGTGGAATGGCCGTGAAGGGTCTGCCGTTGGAAGGCATAAATGATGAACTTACAAACACAGCCCAGTCTTATGCCGATTATTTAATCTCGGTCAACCAATTTGCGCATAATGCAACTCCGGCACACCCATTAGGATTAGATCCCTTTACGCGGGTTGAGAATACGATCCCAGCAAACTGTAGAGAGTTTATCGCCTACTCCGAGAATCTTGCGGCGTTCTGGAGTTCGGGTTCTTCAAATCCTATGCCCATTGAACGTGCTATTTTTGGATGGATTTATGAAGACAAAGGCTCTGCTTGGGGGCATCGCAGGTTGGTTTTGATCCAAGATTACCAGTTGGGTGGCAGTGCAGGAGATACAACAGGGTTTGATAACAACTACGGGACTTCATCTTCGGAAGGATTTCTGGGTTTTGCAGTTGCGAATCATGCTGCGTATAACCCATTTGGCTTCTCTGGCATGAATATGGGGACCGTTATTGTGATGTTAATTTTTGATCCCCAACCTACTTGTTCTGTACCCCTTCCGGTTACCCTCACTTCCTTTACCAGCGTTTTCGAAAATCAGCGCGTAGCATTAAAATGGGAAACCACTTCAGAACCAAATTTCGATGGTTTTTGGGTTGAAATTGCAGAATTAACACAGCAAGGAGGAGGCCCCGAAATGGGAATGTTTCGGTCTATGGCCTTCTTGCCCGCCAAAGGGACGCCAGAAACCGGGGCCACCTACAATTATCAGCCAGGCGAGTTGGCCCTTGGAACCTATTTTTTTCGGCTAAAAAAAGTGGATAAAAATGGTTTGGCCTCCTATACATCCACCCAACGCATCGAAGTTTCTAATCTTCCAGAGGGTTATCAGATTGGCGGGGTTTACCCCAATCCTTTCGGTGAACACCTAACAGTTGAGGTGACGGTGGCGAAGCAACAACGAATTGATTTTCAGGTGTTGGACCTACAGGGGCGCCAACTGCTTTCCGCCGGCTCACAAGAAGTCTCTCCACTGGTTCGCTACCGAAAAAGCATGAATCTCAATGGACTGGCGCAAGGCACGTATTTCTTGCGAATCCACGGAGAAACATTTACCAAAACACTGTCTATTACCCATGTTAGGAAAACGAAATGACGGTTTAGCTTGGGTGATTAGATGAAAAGAAATGCAGCAGCGGCGATTATGGCGCTTTTGTTAGTATCCGGTACGGGATGTTTTCCAGAATCAAAAGATGATCCACAAGACGAGGCTGATACTGCTCCTGCCGCTGCTCCTATTCGGCGTGTAGCCATTACAGATCCTGTTGTAGAACGACTCATTACAGCAGCGCTTCAACAAATTGGCCATACAACTGGATATGATCCCGCTTATCGGACGTTGTCTTATCCTAATGGAGATGTACCGATTCACACCGGGGTCTGTTCGGATGTGCTGATTCGCGCATTGCGGTCTATTAACATAGACCTCCAAAAAGAAGTACACGAAGACATGCGAAAAAGTTTTGGAAAATATCCCCAACTTTGGAACATGTCCAGGCCCGATCCAAACATAGACCATCGCCGTGTACCCAATTTAGTGCGGTTTTTTCAGCGAAAAGGCTGGGAAATACCTGTATCCCAAGAAGCACGTCATTATAAACCTGGTGATATTGTCACTTGGATCATCCCACCAAGCCTCACCCACATTGGCCTTGTTACAAACCGGATTGCGAAAGGGGATCGGCTCATGGTGGTACACAATTATGGATTTGGAACGGTCGAGAATGATGCCTTATTTCTTTGGAAGCAGACGGGCCATTTTCGGATAACCCAAGATTAGCATATTTACTCCCTTTCTTTTTTAATTTGTATTCTTGTTAAATTCATCTTAACACTGTTAACTTGTTGTGCCGCATTGCGTTAAATTGTCCAAAAAGCCCTTTCATACACGAACAACCCGTTCGAGGGGCACAAAGTTGTATAGATTTTTTCATTTTCCACCGCTTATCCAATACGATCATGATGCAGACAGCCCCAACCGCTGAACTTCTGAAAGGAGGAATGTTTTTAACCGTTTCTGGCGCTCCAGAGGAGGTTTTTATTCCGGAGGAAATCAACGAAGAACAACAGATGATCTTGCAGATGACCAAAGATTTTTTGGAGCAAGAAGTGTTCCCCCAGCGGGAAAAGATCGAAAAGCAGGCTGAAGGAGTTACACCCGAATTGCTTAGGAAAATGGGAGAACTTGGGTTATTGGGGGCACACATGCCCGAAATGTATGGTGGAACAGCCTTGGATACCAATACCAATACCTTGATAGCAGATGTAATGGGGCCTGCAGGCTCTTTCAGTGTTGCCTTAGCTGCCCATACAGGGATCGGGATGTTGCCCATTCTATATTTTGGCACCGATGTACAGAAAGAAAAATATTTACCTGGGTTAATTTCTGGTGAACTAAAAGCCGCTTATTGTCTTACAGAACCAGCAAGTGGCTCGGATGCCTTGGCAGCCAAAACCCATGCTGTCTTAAGTGATGATGGTTCCCATTATATACTCAATGGCCAGAAAATGTGGATCACCAACTCCGGATTTGCAGATGTATTTATTGTATTTGCAAAAATAGATGGGGAGAAGTTTACCGGTTTTATTGTAGAAAAAGAATCTGCGGGGCTCACTTTGGGTGCGGAAGAAGACAAAATGGGGATCAAGGGGTCTTCTACACGTCAGGTATTTTTCGAGAATGTGGCGGTTGCTGTAGATCAAGTGCTGGGAGAAATTGGGAAAGGCCATCTAATCGCTTTTAATGTGCTCAATATCGGTCGGTATAAATTGGGCGTACTTTGCACGGGAGGTAGTAAAGGTGTCCTTACTGAAGCCACTCGTTATGCCAGTGAGCGTTTTCAGTTTGGGCAACCCATTGGTAATTTTGGTGCGATTCAGTATAAGTTAGGTGAAATGGCCACACGAATTTTTGCCAGCGAGAGCGCCATTTACCGCGTCTCCAACCAAATGCACTTACAAAAAGAGGCCTCTGTTGCTTCGGGAAAATCATATACCGAAGCAATGTTGGACGCTGCAGAGGAATACGCCATCGAGTGCTCCATTCTTAAAATCTTGGGGTCAGAAGTCTTAGATTATTGCGTGGACGAAAATGTGCAAATACATGGTGGGATTGGCTTCAGTGAAGAATATCCTGCTGCAAGGGCATATCGCGATAGCCGGATTAACCGCATATTTGAGGGTACGAATGAAATCAACCGCTTATTGATGGTGGATATGTTGCTTCGTCGTTTTATGAAAGGCGAAATAGATTTGTTAACCCCTATTTTTGAGGTACAAGACGAGGTGTTGTCGGGTCATTTGGGTACTAACCGCCCTAAAGAACGATATGCCGCAGCACAATTCCAGGTGGCCCAACTGAAGAAGGTATTTTTGCTTACCATTGGTCATGCACTGACAGCACAGACAGAAGGCAAGTTGAATCTGAAAGAAGAGCAGGAAATCCTCATGAATCTCTCAGACATCATTACCGAAATATATACCACAGAATCGGTTTTATTGAGGATTGAAAAATTGCATCAGATTAAGCCAGAGGAAAATTTCTCGGTCTATGAAGCCATGCTGGATTTGGTTTTATTGGAGGCATCCCGCAAATGCCGCAACTTGGCAACAGATGCCTTATCTGCTTTTGCTGAAGCAGGGTTGCTTGAGGACATTCTGGCTGGCATCGAAGGTTATACGCAAATGCCTGTGATCAATGTAAAGGCTGCACGTCGTCAGGTTGCAGACCAATTACGCAAACAAGGTGGTTGGTGTTTTGGGATTCGATAACGAGGGCGTAATAGCTGACATGGGTGTTAAGGGAAAATGGAAAAACTACAGGGCGGTCAGGCTTTCAACGGACTTGCCCTTTTTCTTTAGACTACTTTTCTTGTCGTTTTTTTAATTCTTAACGTCGCGTTTGGGCGGAAAGGCGCTATTTTCTGACAAAAATAAGCCATTATTTTCCGAATATGAGACTACCTTTGCCAGATGTTGATGCCTTTTGTGAGGGCATTCTTTCGGGAAACCGAATGATTTTAAGTCGTGCGATTACCTTAATGGAAAGTACCTCGGCGGCTCATCAAGACTTGGGGCAGCGAGTATTGGAGCGGTGTGTTCCACATACAGGTAAGGG is a genomic window containing:
- a CDS encoding metallophosphoesterase, translated to MKRRNVLMAIGAAASGLGFLAKSSIAGKINRGAFSQDGNQLTFYHDQIKEPFKVLVMADTHLFRDDDRGTPFKAFSGRMAKAYNQTRHVKTGSVTNPETCFLETLAIARQEQVAFVALLGDIFSFPSEAAIEWAEAQLKESQLPYVYVAGNHDWHYEGMEGSLELLRRSWVNNRLLRLYQGENPLMQVREVAGVQFVLLDNSYYEILPEQLAFTRSALHSGKPTVLMMHIPLYAMGRKVGYGCGHPDWNAQNDRSYQLERRERWPEEGHSATTIQFYTEVTQAPNVLATISGHIHEPTLDLINGMPSVVTDANARGGYLKLAFAPQKKE
- a CDS encoding T9SS type A sorting domain-containing protein; protein product: MLKIISSLFIFASTFFAFVFAQSPPDLIDDITWSAGTSTVTDISNAFNAGRRGEETQLGLTSNILGNLTMPSQSVWDAMSFNEKGFFLVNAERTARANVNYGGMAVKGLPLEGINDELTNTAQSYADYLISVNQFAHNATPAHPLGLDPFTRVENTIPANCREFIAYSENLAAFWSSGSSNPMPIERAIFGWIYEDKGSAWGHRRLVLIQDYQLGGSAGDTTGFDNNYGTSSSEGFLGFAVANHAAYNPFGFSGMNMGTVIVMLIFDPQPTCSVPLPVTLTSFTSVFENQRVALKWETTSEPNFDGFWVEIAELTQQGGGPEMGMFRSMAFLPAKGTPETGATYNYQPGELALGTYFFRLKKVDKNGLASYTSTQRIEVSNLPEGYQIGGVYPNPFGEHLTVEVTVAKQQRIDFQVLDLQGRQLLSAGSQEVSPLVRYRKSMNLNGLAQGTYFLRIHGETFTKTLSITHVRKTK
- a CDS encoding acyl-CoA dehydrogenase family protein, producing the protein MMQTAPTAELLKGGMFLTVSGAPEEVFIPEEINEEQQMILQMTKDFLEQEVFPQREKIEKQAEGVTPELLRKMGELGLLGAHMPEMYGGTALDTNTNTLIADVMGPAGSFSVALAAHTGIGMLPILYFGTDVQKEKYLPGLISGELKAAYCLTEPASGSDALAAKTHAVLSDDGSHYILNGQKMWITNSGFADVFIVFAKIDGEKFTGFIVEKESAGLTLGAEEDKMGIKGSSTRQVFFENVAVAVDQVLGEIGKGHLIAFNVLNIGRYKLGVLCTGGSKGVLTEATRYASERFQFGQPIGNFGAIQYKLGEMATRIFASESAIYRVSNQMHLQKEASVASGKSYTEAMLDAAEEYAIECSILKILGSEVLDYCVDENVQIHGGIGFSEEYPAARAYRDSRINRIFEGTNEINRLLMVDMLLRRFMKGEIDLLTPIFEVQDEVLSGHLGTNRPKERYAAAQFQVAQLKKVFLLTIGHALTAQTEGKLNLKEEQEILMNLSDIITEIYTTESVLLRIEKLHQIKPEENFSVYEAMLDLVLLEASRKCRNLATDALSAFAEAGLLEDILAGIEGYTQMPVINVKAARRQVADQLRKQGGWCFGIR
- a CDS encoding DUF1287 domain-containing protein codes for the protein MKRNAAAAIMALLLVSGTGCFPESKDDPQDEADTAPAAAPIRRVAITDPVVERLITAALQQIGHTTGYDPAYRTLSYPNGDVPIHTGVCSDVLIRALRSINIDLQKEVHEDMRKSFGKYPQLWNMSRPDPNIDHRRVPNLVRFFQRKGWEIPVSQEARHYKPGDIVTWIIPPSLTHIGLVTNRIAKGDRLMVVHNYGFGTVENDALFLWKQTGHFRITQD